A window from Citrus sinensis cultivar Valencia sweet orange chromosome 3, DVS_A1.0, whole genome shotgun sequence encodes these proteins:
- the LOC102617412 gene encoding regulator of nonsense transcripts UPF2 isoform X2, whose product MALRQSNLNPERPDSGFLRTLDSSIKRNTATIKKLKQINEEQREGLMDELRSVNLSKFVSEAVTAICDAKLRSSDIQTAAQICSLLHQRYKDFSPCLIDGLLKVFFPGKSGEDLDADRNLKAMKKRSTLKLLLELYFIGIIEDSSIFINIIKDLTSIEHLKDRDTTQTNLTLLASFARQGRIFLGLPLSGPGQEIYEEFFKGLNITADQKKIFKKAFHTYYNAVQELLQAEHTSLRQMENENAKILNAKGELSEENSSSYEKLRKSYDHLYRNVSSLAEALDMQPPVMPEDVHTTRVTSGEDASPASGKDSSVPEPVWDDEETRAFYECLPDLRAFVPAVLLGEAEHKANEPSVKPLEQPTDPASEPDQGQLAAQDTAEVSADLGASPEGKSVEKGKDKEEKEKEKAKDPDKEKGKGKDKEEKDKEKAKDPDKEKGKEKDTERKVETEKEKLKGVEGTNLDALLQRLPGCVSRDLIDQLTVEFCYLNSKSNRKRLVRALFNVPRTSLELLPYYSRMVATLSTCMKDVSSMLIQMLEEEFNFLINKKDQMNIETKIRNIRFIGELCKFKIAPAGLVFSCLKACLDDFTHHNIDVACNLLETCGRFLYRSPETSIRMANMLEILMRLKNVKNLDPRHVTLVENAYYLCKPPERSARVSKVRPPLHQYIRKLLFSDLDKSSIEHVLRQLRKLPWSDCESYLLKCFMKVHKGKYGQIHLIASLTAGLSRYHDEFAVAVVDEVLEEIRLGLELNDYGMQQRRLAHMRFLGELYNYEHVDSSVIFDTLYLILVFGHGTAEQDVLDPPEDCFRIRMVITLLETCGHYFDRGSSKRKLDRFLIHFQRYILSKGGLPLDIEFDLQDLFADLRPNMTRHSSIEEVNAALTELEEHERNVSTDKTNTEKHSDTEKPSRRPTSNTISANGQSAVRGTEENGRLHEDIGDTDSDSGSGTIDPDGHDEEDLDEGNHDEECDNEDEDDDEGGGPASDEDDEVRFRQKAAEVDPEELANFEQELRAVVQESMEQRKQELRGRPTLNMMIPMNVFEGSSKDHHGRTVGGGSGDEALEEDIGEVKEVQVKVLVKRGNKQQTKQMYIPRDCTLVQSTKQKEAAELEEKQDIKRLVLEYNDREEDNNGLGTQILNNWMPSGSSRVASRGSSWEGTSRRTGGSRHGHHYYSGGGTYHSRRK is encoded by the exons ATGGCGCTCCGTCAAAGCAATTTGAATCCTGAAAGGCCTG ATTCCGGATTCCTCAGAACATTGGATTCCAGCATTAAGCGCAACACAGCAACTATCAAAAAGTTAAAGCAGATAAATGAAGAGCAGCGAGAAGGACTGATGGATGAGTTGAGAAGTGTCAATCTTAGCAAATTTGTCAGTGAGGCTGTGACAGCTATTTGTGATGCCAAGCTTAGAAGTTCGGACATACAAACAGCAGCTCAG ATATGCTCTTTGCTTCATCAACGGTACAAAGACTTCTCACCATGCCTCATTGATGGACTCTTGAAAGTATTCTTTCCTGGAAAATCTGGAGAGGACTTAGATGCTGACAGGAACTTGAAGGCCATGAAGAAGCGCAGCACCCTGAAACTCCTTCTGGAACTTTATTTTATCGGGATTATAGAAGATAGCAGCATATTCATTAATATCATCAAGGATCTTACTAGCATAGAACACTTAAAGGACCGAGATACTACGCAGACAAATTTGACGCTTCTTGCTAGTTTTGCTCGACAAGGAAGAATCTTTTTAGGACTCCCACTGTCTGGACCTGGACAAGAAATTTATGAAGAG TTTTTTAAGGGCCTTAATATCACGGcagatcaaaagaaaattttcaagaagGCATTTCATACATATTACAATGCTGTCCAAGAACTTCTTCAGGCAGAGCATACT TCACTCCGGCaaatggaaaatgaaaatgcaaaGATTTTAAATGCTAAAGGAGAGCTCAGTGAAGAAAATTCATCCTCATATGAAAAGCTACGAAAATCTTATGACCATTTGTACCGTAATGTCTCCTC TTTAGCAGAGGCACTTGATATGCAGCCTCCAGTCATGCCAGAGGATGTTCACACTACTCGGGTTACCTCTGGAGAAGATGCTTCTCCTGCATCTGGCAAAGATTCTTCTGTGCCAGAACCTGTGTGGGATGATGAAGAGACTAGGGCTTTCTATGAATGCTTACCTGATCTCAg AGCATTTGTGCCAGCAGTATTACTGGGAGAAGCAGAGCATAAAGCGAATGAGCCATCTGTGAAGCCATTGGAGCAACCAACT gACCCTGCTTCTGAACCGGACCAAGGTCAGTTGGCCGCCCAAGATACTGCAGAGGTTTCTGCAGATTTGGGTGCTTCGCCAGAGGGAAAATCAgttgagaaaggaaaagataaagaagaaaaagagaaagaaaaggcCAAAGATCCAGACAAGgagaaaggaaaaggaaaggataaagaagaaaaagataaagaaaaggcTAAAGATCCAGACAaggaaaagggaaaagaaaaggataCAGAAAGAAAGGTGGAAACTGAAAAGGAGAAACTTAAAGGTGTTGAGGGGACAAATTTGGATGCTCTATTGCAGAGACTCCCAGGCTGTGTCAGCCGCGACCTTATAGATCAATTGACT GTGGagttttgttatttaaattcaaagtcAAATAGGAAAAGGCTAGTAAGGGCATTGTTTAACGTACCACGAACATCTTTGGAACTGCTGCCATACTACTCACGCATGGTTGCCACACTTTCAACTTGTATGAAGGATGTCTCTTCCATGCTGATACAGATGTTGGAAGAAGAGTTCAACTtcttgataaataaaaag GATCAAATGAACATTGAAACAAAGATCAGGAATATTAGGTTTATCGGAGAACTATGCAAGTTCAAAATTGCTCCAGCTGGTCTTGTTTTTAGTTGTCTAAAG GCTTGTTTGGATGATTTCACTCATCATAACATTGATGTTGCATGCAATCTTCTTGAGACGTGTGGCCGCTTTCTGTATCGTTCCCCTGAAACTAGTATACGGATGGCTAACATGTTGGAGATTTTAATGCGCTTGAAGAATGTCAAAAATTTGGACCCCCGGCATGTAACTCTTGTGGAAAATGCTTACTACCTGTGCAAACCTCCTGAAAGATCTGCACGAGTATCTAAAGTTCGTCCTCCATTACATCAG TATATCAGGAAGTTACTATTCTCTGATCTTGATAAGTCTTCCATTGAGCATGTGCTGAGGCAACTCCGTAAATTACCTTGGAGTGATTGTGAGTCATACCTTTTGAAGTGCTTTATGAAGGTTCATAAAGGGAAGTATGGTCAGATTCACTTGATTGCTTCGCTCACTGCTGGTTTAAGTCGCTATCATGATGAGTTCGCTGTAGCTGTTGTTGATGAG GTTTTGGAGGAGATTAGGCTTGGTCTGGAATTGAATGACTATGGGATGCAGCAGAGACGCCTTGCTCATATGCGGTTTCTCGGGGAGCTATACAACTATGAACATGTGGACTCATCTGTTATCTTTGATACACTTTATTTGATTCTTGTCTTCGGCCATGGGACAGCAGAG CAAGACGTACTGGACCCACCAGAAGATTGTTTCCGGATCAGGATGGTTATTACTCTTCTTGAGACTTGTGGTCACTACTTTGACCGAGGCTCTTCCAAGAGGAAACTTGATCGATTTTTGATACACTTCCAGAGGTATATTCTCAGCAAAGGTGGACTCCCACTGGATATTGAATTCGACTTACAG GATTTATTTGCGGACTTGCGCCCAAACATGACTCGACATTCTTCCATTGAGGAAGTTAATGCAGCTCTGACAGAGCTTGAAGAGCATGAACGTAATGTCTCAACAGATAAAACTAATACCGAGAAGCACTCTGACACTGAAAAGCCTTCTAGGCGACCTACTTCCAACACCATTTCAGCTAATGGACAAAGTGCAGTACGTGGTACTGAGGAAAATGGTAGACTGCATGAAGACATTGGGGACACTGACAGCGATTCAGGAAGTGGCACAATTGACCCAGACGGGCATGATGAAGAAGACTTGGATGAAGGGAATCATGATGAAGAATGTGACAATGAGGACGAGGATGATGATGAGGGCGGCGGACCTGCTTCTGATGAGGACGATGAAGTTCGTTTCAGACAGAAGGCTGCAGAGGTTGACCCTGAGGAACTAGCAAATTTTGAGCAGGAGCTCCGGGCTGTAGTTCAGGAGAGCATGGAGCAGCGCAAACAAGAGCTAAGAGGCCGGCCTACTTTAAATATGATGATCCCAATGAACGTGTTTGAAGGATCTTCGAAGGATCATCATGGGAGGACGGTTGGAGGGGGAAGTGGTGATGAGGCATTAGAGGAGGACATTGGAGAAGTCAAGGAAGTTCAGGTGAAAGTCCTTGTGAAGCGTGGAAACAAGCAACAGACAAAGCAAATGTACATTCCTCGAGATTGCACCCTTGTGCAAAGCACAAAACAGAAAGAAGCAGCTGAGTTGGAGGAGAAACAAGATATAAAGAGGCTGGTATTGGAGTATAATGATAGAGAAGAGGATAATAATGGGTTGGGAACACAGATATTGAATAATTGGATGCCAAGTGGCAGCAGCAGAGTTGCAAGCCGAGGTAGCTCATGGGAAGGAACCAGCAGGAGAACTGGTGGATCACGCCATGGGCATCATTATTATTCAGGTGGAGGAACCTACCACAGCAGGAGAAAATGA
- the LOC102617412 gene encoding regulator of nonsense transcripts UPF2 isoform X3 produces the protein MIVLSFHSVSRTRATVFICSLLHQRYKDFSPCLIDGLLKVFFPGKSGEDLDADRNLKAMKKRSTLKLLLELYFIGIIEDSSIFINIIKDLTSIEHLKDRDTTQTNLTLLASFARQGRIFLGLPLSGPGQEIYEEFFKGLNITADQKKIFKKAFHTYYNAVQELLQAEHTSLRQMENENAKILNAKGELSEENSSSYEKLRKSYDHLYRNVSSLAEALDMQPPVMPEDVHTTRVTSGEDASPASGKDSSVPEPVWDDEETRAFYECLPDLRAFVPAVLLGEAEHKANEPSVKPLEQPTDPASEPDQGQLAAQDTAEVSADLGASPEGKSVEKGKDKEEKEKEKAKDPDKEKGKGKDKEEKDKEKAKDPDKEKGKEKDTERKVETEKEKLKGVEGTNLDALLQRLPGCVSRDLIDQLTVEFCYLNSKSNRKRLVRALFNVPRTSLELLPYYSRMVATLSTCMKDVSSMLIQMLEEEFNFLINKKDQMNIETKIRNIRFIGELCKFKIAPAGLVFSCLKACLDDFTHHNIDVACNLLETCGRFLYRSPETSIRMANMLEILMRLKNVKNLDPRHVTLVENAYYLCKPPERSARVSKVRPPLHQYIRKLLFSDLDKSSIEHVLRQLRKLPWSDCESYLLKCFMKVHKGKYGQIHLIASLTAGLSRYHDEFAVAVVDEVLEEIRLGLELNDYGMQQRRLAHMRFLGELYNYEHVDSSVIFDTLYLILVFGHGTAEQDVLDPPEDCFRIRMVITLLETCGHYFDRGSSKRKLDRFLIHFQRYILSKGGLPLDIEFDLQDLFADLRPNMTRHSSIEEVNAALTELEEHERNVSTDKTNTEKHSDTEKPSRRPTSNTISANGQSAVRGTEENGRLHEDIGDTDSDSGSGTIDPDGHDEEDLDEGNHDEECDNEDEDDDEGGGPASDEDDEVRFRQKAAEVDPEELANFEQELRAVVQESMEQRKQELRGRPTLNMMIPMNVFEGSSKDHHGRTVGGGSGDEALEEDIGEVKEVQVKVLVKRGNKQQTKQMYIPRDCTLVQSTKQKEAAELEEKQDIKRLVLEYNDREEDNNGLGTQILNNWMPSGSSRVASRGSSWEGTSRRTGGSRHGHHYYSGGGTYHSRRK, from the exons ATGATTGTACTAAGTTTCCATTCTGTATCAAGAACAAGAGCAACTGTATTT ATATGCTCTTTGCTTCATCAACGGTACAAAGACTTCTCACCATGCCTCATTGATGGACTCTTGAAAGTATTCTTTCCTGGAAAATCTGGAGAGGACTTAGATGCTGACAGGAACTTGAAGGCCATGAAGAAGCGCAGCACCCTGAAACTCCTTCTGGAACTTTATTTTATCGGGATTATAGAAGATAGCAGCATATTCATTAATATCATCAAGGATCTTACTAGCATAGAACACTTAAAGGACCGAGATACTACGCAGACAAATTTGACGCTTCTTGCTAGTTTTGCTCGACAAGGAAGAATCTTTTTAGGACTCCCACTGTCTGGACCTGGACAAGAAATTTATGAAGAG TTTTTTAAGGGCCTTAATATCACGGcagatcaaaagaaaattttcaagaagGCATTTCATACATATTACAATGCTGTCCAAGAACTTCTTCAGGCAGAGCATACT TCACTCCGGCaaatggaaaatgaaaatgcaaaGATTTTAAATGCTAAAGGAGAGCTCAGTGAAGAAAATTCATCCTCATATGAAAAGCTACGAAAATCTTATGACCATTTGTACCGTAATGTCTCCTC TTTAGCAGAGGCACTTGATATGCAGCCTCCAGTCATGCCAGAGGATGTTCACACTACTCGGGTTACCTCTGGAGAAGATGCTTCTCCTGCATCTGGCAAAGATTCTTCTGTGCCAGAACCTGTGTGGGATGATGAAGAGACTAGGGCTTTCTATGAATGCTTACCTGATCTCAg AGCATTTGTGCCAGCAGTATTACTGGGAGAAGCAGAGCATAAAGCGAATGAGCCATCTGTGAAGCCATTGGAGCAACCAACT gACCCTGCTTCTGAACCGGACCAAGGTCAGTTGGCCGCCCAAGATACTGCAGAGGTTTCTGCAGATTTGGGTGCTTCGCCAGAGGGAAAATCAgttgagaaaggaaaagataaagaagaaaaagagaaagaaaaggcCAAAGATCCAGACAAGgagaaaggaaaaggaaaggataaagaagaaaaagataaagaaaaggcTAAAGATCCAGACAaggaaaagggaaaagaaaaggataCAGAAAGAAAGGTGGAAACTGAAAAGGAGAAACTTAAAGGTGTTGAGGGGACAAATTTGGATGCTCTATTGCAGAGACTCCCAGGCTGTGTCAGCCGCGACCTTATAGATCAATTGACT GTGGagttttgttatttaaattcaaagtcAAATAGGAAAAGGCTAGTAAGGGCATTGTTTAACGTACCACGAACATCTTTGGAACTGCTGCCATACTACTCACGCATGGTTGCCACACTTTCAACTTGTATGAAGGATGTCTCTTCCATGCTGATACAGATGTTGGAAGAAGAGTTCAACTtcttgataaataaaaag GATCAAATGAACATTGAAACAAAGATCAGGAATATTAGGTTTATCGGAGAACTATGCAAGTTCAAAATTGCTCCAGCTGGTCTTGTTTTTAGTTGTCTAAAG GCTTGTTTGGATGATTTCACTCATCATAACATTGATGTTGCATGCAATCTTCTTGAGACGTGTGGCCGCTTTCTGTATCGTTCCCCTGAAACTAGTATACGGATGGCTAACATGTTGGAGATTTTAATGCGCTTGAAGAATGTCAAAAATTTGGACCCCCGGCATGTAACTCTTGTGGAAAATGCTTACTACCTGTGCAAACCTCCTGAAAGATCTGCACGAGTATCTAAAGTTCGTCCTCCATTACATCAG TATATCAGGAAGTTACTATTCTCTGATCTTGATAAGTCTTCCATTGAGCATGTGCTGAGGCAACTCCGTAAATTACCTTGGAGTGATTGTGAGTCATACCTTTTGAAGTGCTTTATGAAGGTTCATAAAGGGAAGTATGGTCAGATTCACTTGATTGCTTCGCTCACTGCTGGTTTAAGTCGCTATCATGATGAGTTCGCTGTAGCTGTTGTTGATGAG GTTTTGGAGGAGATTAGGCTTGGTCTGGAATTGAATGACTATGGGATGCAGCAGAGACGCCTTGCTCATATGCGGTTTCTCGGGGAGCTATACAACTATGAACATGTGGACTCATCTGTTATCTTTGATACACTTTATTTGATTCTTGTCTTCGGCCATGGGACAGCAGAG CAAGACGTACTGGACCCACCAGAAGATTGTTTCCGGATCAGGATGGTTATTACTCTTCTTGAGACTTGTGGTCACTACTTTGACCGAGGCTCTTCCAAGAGGAAACTTGATCGATTTTTGATACACTTCCAGAGGTATATTCTCAGCAAAGGTGGACTCCCACTGGATATTGAATTCGACTTACAG GATTTATTTGCGGACTTGCGCCCAAACATGACTCGACATTCTTCCATTGAGGAAGTTAATGCAGCTCTGACAGAGCTTGAAGAGCATGAACGTAATGTCTCAACAGATAAAACTAATACCGAGAAGCACTCTGACACTGAAAAGCCTTCTAGGCGACCTACTTCCAACACCATTTCAGCTAATGGACAAAGTGCAGTACGTGGTACTGAGGAAAATGGTAGACTGCATGAAGACATTGGGGACACTGACAGCGATTCAGGAAGTGGCACAATTGACCCAGACGGGCATGATGAAGAAGACTTGGATGAAGGGAATCATGATGAAGAATGTGACAATGAGGACGAGGATGATGATGAGGGCGGCGGACCTGCTTCTGATGAGGACGATGAAGTTCGTTTCAGACAGAAGGCTGCAGAGGTTGACCCTGAGGAACTAGCAAATTTTGAGCAGGAGCTCCGGGCTGTAGTTCAGGAGAGCATGGAGCAGCGCAAACAAGAGCTAAGAGGCCGGCCTACTTTAAATATGATGATCCCAATGAACGTGTTTGAAGGATCTTCGAAGGATCATCATGGGAGGACGGTTGGAGGGGGAAGTGGTGATGAGGCATTAGAGGAGGACATTGGAGAAGTCAAGGAAGTTCAGGTGAAAGTCCTTGTGAAGCGTGGAAACAAGCAACAGACAAAGCAAATGTACATTCCTCGAGATTGCACCCTTGTGCAAAGCACAAAACAGAAAGAAGCAGCTGAGTTGGAGGAGAAACAAGATATAAAGAGGCTGGTATTGGAGTATAATGATAGAGAAGAGGATAATAATGGGTTGGGAACACAGATATTGAATAATTGGATGCCAAGTGGCAGCAGCAGAGTTGCAAGCCGAGGTAGCTCATGGGAAGGAACCAGCAGGAGAACTGGTGGATCACGCCATGGGCATCATTATTATTCAGGTGGAGGAACCTACCACAGCAGGAGAAAATGA
- the LOC102617412 gene encoding regulator of nonsense transcripts UPF2 isoform X1 — protein MDHHEDEYRVSGEHNDKQGDEEAVARLEEIKKSIEAKMALRQSNLNPERPDSGFLRTLDSSIKRNTATIKKLKQINEEQREGLMDELRSVNLSKFVSEAVTAICDAKLRSSDIQTAAQICSLLHQRYKDFSPCLIDGLLKVFFPGKSGEDLDADRNLKAMKKRSTLKLLLELYFIGIIEDSSIFINIIKDLTSIEHLKDRDTTQTNLTLLASFARQGRIFLGLPLSGPGQEIYEEFFKGLNITADQKKIFKKAFHTYYNAVQELLQAEHTSLRQMENENAKILNAKGELSEENSSSYEKLRKSYDHLYRNVSSLAEALDMQPPVMPEDVHTTRVTSGEDASPASGKDSSVPEPVWDDEETRAFYECLPDLRAFVPAVLLGEAEHKANEPSVKPLEQPTDPASEPDQGQLAAQDTAEVSADLGASPEGKSVEKGKDKEEKEKEKAKDPDKEKGKGKDKEEKDKEKAKDPDKEKGKEKDTERKVETEKEKLKGVEGTNLDALLQRLPGCVSRDLIDQLTVEFCYLNSKSNRKRLVRALFNVPRTSLELLPYYSRMVATLSTCMKDVSSMLIQMLEEEFNFLINKKDQMNIETKIRNIRFIGELCKFKIAPAGLVFSCLKACLDDFTHHNIDVACNLLETCGRFLYRSPETSIRMANMLEILMRLKNVKNLDPRHVTLVENAYYLCKPPERSARVSKVRPPLHQYIRKLLFSDLDKSSIEHVLRQLRKLPWSDCESYLLKCFMKVHKGKYGQIHLIASLTAGLSRYHDEFAVAVVDEVLEEIRLGLELNDYGMQQRRLAHMRFLGELYNYEHVDSSVIFDTLYLILVFGHGTAEQDVLDPPEDCFRIRMVITLLETCGHYFDRGSSKRKLDRFLIHFQRYILSKGGLPLDIEFDLQDLFADLRPNMTRHSSIEEVNAALTELEEHERNVSTDKTNTEKHSDTEKPSRRPTSNTISANGQSAVRGTEENGRLHEDIGDTDSDSGSGTIDPDGHDEEDLDEGNHDEECDNEDEDDDEGGGPASDEDDEVRFRQKAAEVDPEELANFEQELRAVVQESMEQRKQELRGRPTLNMMIPMNVFEGSSKDHHGRTVGGGSGDEALEEDIGEVKEVQVKVLVKRGNKQQTKQMYIPRDCTLVQSTKQKEAAELEEKQDIKRLVLEYNDREEDNNGLGTQILNNWMPSGSSRVASRGSSWEGTSRRTGGSRHGHHYYSGGGTYHSRRK, from the exons ATGGATCACCATGAGGATGAATACCGTGTCAGTGGTGAACATAATGACAAGCAAGGTGATGAg GAAGCTGTTGCTCGCCTTGAGGAAATTAAGAAATCAATTGAGGCAAAGATGGCGCTCCGTCAAAGCAATTTGAATCCTGAAAGGCCTG ATTCCGGATTCCTCAGAACATTGGATTCCAGCATTAAGCGCAACACAGCAACTATCAAAAAGTTAAAGCAGATAAATGAAGAGCAGCGAGAAGGACTGATGGATGAGTTGAGAAGTGTCAATCTTAGCAAATTTGTCAGTGAGGCTGTGACAGCTATTTGTGATGCCAAGCTTAGAAGTTCGGACATACAAACAGCAGCTCAG ATATGCTCTTTGCTTCATCAACGGTACAAAGACTTCTCACCATGCCTCATTGATGGACTCTTGAAAGTATTCTTTCCTGGAAAATCTGGAGAGGACTTAGATGCTGACAGGAACTTGAAGGCCATGAAGAAGCGCAGCACCCTGAAACTCCTTCTGGAACTTTATTTTATCGGGATTATAGAAGATAGCAGCATATTCATTAATATCATCAAGGATCTTACTAGCATAGAACACTTAAAGGACCGAGATACTACGCAGACAAATTTGACGCTTCTTGCTAGTTTTGCTCGACAAGGAAGAATCTTTTTAGGACTCCCACTGTCTGGACCTGGACAAGAAATTTATGAAGAG TTTTTTAAGGGCCTTAATATCACGGcagatcaaaagaaaattttcaagaagGCATTTCATACATATTACAATGCTGTCCAAGAACTTCTTCAGGCAGAGCATACT TCACTCCGGCaaatggaaaatgaaaatgcaaaGATTTTAAATGCTAAAGGAGAGCTCAGTGAAGAAAATTCATCCTCATATGAAAAGCTACGAAAATCTTATGACCATTTGTACCGTAATGTCTCCTC TTTAGCAGAGGCACTTGATATGCAGCCTCCAGTCATGCCAGAGGATGTTCACACTACTCGGGTTACCTCTGGAGAAGATGCTTCTCCTGCATCTGGCAAAGATTCTTCTGTGCCAGAACCTGTGTGGGATGATGAAGAGACTAGGGCTTTCTATGAATGCTTACCTGATCTCAg AGCATTTGTGCCAGCAGTATTACTGGGAGAAGCAGAGCATAAAGCGAATGAGCCATCTGTGAAGCCATTGGAGCAACCAACT gACCCTGCTTCTGAACCGGACCAAGGTCAGTTGGCCGCCCAAGATACTGCAGAGGTTTCTGCAGATTTGGGTGCTTCGCCAGAGGGAAAATCAgttgagaaaggaaaagataaagaagaaaaagagaaagaaaaggcCAAAGATCCAGACAAGgagaaaggaaaaggaaaggataaagaagaaaaagataaagaaaaggcTAAAGATCCAGACAaggaaaagggaaaagaaaaggataCAGAAAGAAAGGTGGAAACTGAAAAGGAGAAACTTAAAGGTGTTGAGGGGACAAATTTGGATGCTCTATTGCAGAGACTCCCAGGCTGTGTCAGCCGCGACCTTATAGATCAATTGACT GTGGagttttgttatttaaattcaaagtcAAATAGGAAAAGGCTAGTAAGGGCATTGTTTAACGTACCACGAACATCTTTGGAACTGCTGCCATACTACTCACGCATGGTTGCCACACTTTCAACTTGTATGAAGGATGTCTCTTCCATGCTGATACAGATGTTGGAAGAAGAGTTCAACTtcttgataaataaaaag GATCAAATGAACATTGAAACAAAGATCAGGAATATTAGGTTTATCGGAGAACTATGCAAGTTCAAAATTGCTCCAGCTGGTCTTGTTTTTAGTTGTCTAAAG GCTTGTTTGGATGATTTCACTCATCATAACATTGATGTTGCATGCAATCTTCTTGAGACGTGTGGCCGCTTTCTGTATCGTTCCCCTGAAACTAGTATACGGATGGCTAACATGTTGGAGATTTTAATGCGCTTGAAGAATGTCAAAAATTTGGACCCCCGGCATGTAACTCTTGTGGAAAATGCTTACTACCTGTGCAAACCTCCTGAAAGATCTGCACGAGTATCTAAAGTTCGTCCTCCATTACATCAG TATATCAGGAAGTTACTATTCTCTGATCTTGATAAGTCTTCCATTGAGCATGTGCTGAGGCAACTCCGTAAATTACCTTGGAGTGATTGTGAGTCATACCTTTTGAAGTGCTTTATGAAGGTTCATAAAGGGAAGTATGGTCAGATTCACTTGATTGCTTCGCTCACTGCTGGTTTAAGTCGCTATCATGATGAGTTCGCTGTAGCTGTTGTTGATGAG GTTTTGGAGGAGATTAGGCTTGGTCTGGAATTGAATGACTATGGGATGCAGCAGAGACGCCTTGCTCATATGCGGTTTCTCGGGGAGCTATACAACTATGAACATGTGGACTCATCTGTTATCTTTGATACACTTTATTTGATTCTTGTCTTCGGCCATGGGACAGCAGAG CAAGACGTACTGGACCCACCAGAAGATTGTTTCCGGATCAGGATGGTTATTACTCTTCTTGAGACTTGTGGTCACTACTTTGACCGAGGCTCTTCCAAGAGGAAACTTGATCGATTTTTGATACACTTCCAGAGGTATATTCTCAGCAAAGGTGGACTCCCACTGGATATTGAATTCGACTTACAG GATTTATTTGCGGACTTGCGCCCAAACATGACTCGACATTCTTCCATTGAGGAAGTTAATGCAGCTCTGACAGAGCTTGAAGAGCATGAACGTAATGTCTCAACAGATAAAACTAATACCGAGAAGCACTCTGACACTGAAAAGCCTTCTAGGCGACCTACTTCCAACACCATTTCAGCTAATGGACAAAGTGCAGTACGTGGTACTGAGGAAAATGGTAGACTGCATGAAGACATTGGGGACACTGACAGCGATTCAGGAAGTGGCACAATTGACCCAGACGGGCATGATGAAGAAGACTTGGATGAAGGGAATCATGATGAAGAATGTGACAATGAGGACGAGGATGATGATGAGGGCGGCGGACCTGCTTCTGATGAGGACGATGAAGTTCGTTTCAGACAGAAGGCTGCAGAGGTTGACCCTGAGGAACTAGCAAATTTTGAGCAGGAGCTCCGGGCTGTAGTTCAGGAGAGCATGGAGCAGCGCAAACAAGAGCTAAGAGGCCGGCCTACTTTAAATATGATGATCCCAATGAACGTGTTTGAAGGATCTTCGAAGGATCATCATGGGAGGACGGTTGGAGGGGGAAGTGGTGATGAGGCATTAGAGGAGGACATTGGAGAAGTCAAGGAAGTTCAGGTGAAAGTCCTTGTGAAGCGTGGAAACAAGCAACAGACAAAGCAAATGTACATTCCTCGAGATTGCACCCTTGTGCAAAGCACAAAACAGAAAGAAGCAGCTGAGTTGGAGGAGAAACAAGATATAAAGAGGCTGGTATTGGAGTATAATGATAGAGAAGAGGATAATAATGGGTTGGGAACACAGATATTGAATAATTGGATGCCAAGTGGCAGCAGCAGAGTTGCAAGCCGAGGTAGCTCATGGGAAGGAACCAGCAGGAGAACTGGTGGATCACGCCATGGGCATCATTATTATTCAGGTGGAGGAACCTACCACAGCAGGAGAAAATGA
- the LOC102617882 gene encoding uncharacterized protein LOC102617882: MAVASPYWASVRIITGTILGGILGFYVMHRMEISYKEKMNERLRKYESEMKKKQEKLKELDDSM, translated from the exons ATGGCAGTGGCGTCACCGTATTGGGCGTCCGTACGGATCATAACGGGCACAATCCTCGGCGGCATTCTAGGTTTCTACGTTATGCATCGTATGGAAATCAGCTACAAG GAGAAGATGAATGAGAGATTGAGAAAGTATGAGAgtgaaatgaagaagaagcaagAGAAGTTGAAGGAACTTGATGATTCCATGTag